A region from the Lycium barbarum isolate Lr01 chromosome 8, ASM1917538v2, whole genome shotgun sequence genome encodes:
- the LOC132605967 gene encoding protein fluG-like isoform X1, producing the protein MKMKTSGKVLLELKKAVDNVEIVDAHSHNIVAIESDYPFLKCFSDANGDALINAAYTLNFKRGLRELTELYGPSLALSLGLHTVQETRRSLGLQQSALTCFKAAKICAILIDDGIDQLDKMVDIEWHKKVVPKVGRILRVECVAEKILDKGSDGATWTLDSFMEIFTKELKSAADKVIAFKSMVACRSGLAINTEVTKKEAEEGLSDVLCAGNPVRISNKNFIDYIFMHALEVAQSYDLPMQIHMGFGDKDFDMMLANPLYLHNLLEDKRFTNSRLVLLHASYPFSKEASHLASAYPQVYLDFGFAIPKLSFHGMISSVKELLKLAPMNKVMFSTDAVAFAEAFYLGAKRAREVVFSVLRDAMVESDLSITKATAAVKDIFAENAKKLYKLHKLDVPPKDCDIEPHIPSPFMKEDLHISLKDSSTDSDVEPYISSYFQNEELNGSSKDITLVRIIWIDASGQHRCRGVPRQRFYSFVKKHGIGLPRACMGISSVSDSPVEDTNLTCSGLITIVPDLSTKCRIPWAKQQEMVLADMCTKSGEAWEYCPREALRRIIKILKDEFGLVMTAGFEVEFYFLESVIKDGKEEFESSDKYRKCHTSAFDIASPMLEEMLNYLQSLNITVDYLHKEAGKGQFEIGLEYTDCFGAADRLIYTREVIKTVGRKYGYHPTFLPKYSLDEYGCGSNVHISLSKNGINVFKASDGSSEYGMSKIGEAFMSGVLDHLPAVLAFTAPHPTSYERLFSTDWNGRVVSWQKENNYAKISTCRLPGADVVSHFVCPAFDACTNPYLGLASILTAGIDGLRKDLSLPAPVDRQTPGVNQEDYRRLPDCLTESLNALEEDMLFDKMMGENLVVCIKAIRKAEINHYSEDDEPYKDLIHKY; encoded by the exons ATGAAGATGAAAACGTCGGGCAAAGTACTTTTAGAACTCAAAAAAGCAGTGGATAATGTGGAAATTGTGGATGCTCACTCGCACAACATCGTGGCCATTGAGTCCGATTACCCTTTTCTCAAATGCTTCTCAGATGCTAATGGTGATGCTTTAATTAATGCAGCCTACACCCTCAACTTCAAG agAGGGCTGAGGGAACTCACAGAACTATATGGCCCAAGTTTAGCCTTAAGCTTAGGTTTGCATACTGTTCAAGAAACTCGCCGGAGCTTAGGCTTGCAGCAGAGTGCTCTTACTTGCTTCAAGGCTGCAAAAATTTGTGCCATACTAATTGATGATGGAATTGATCAGCTGGATAAAATGGTTGACATTGAATGGCACAAAAAAGTTGTACCAAAGGTTGGTAGAATACTACGAGTCGAATGTGTAGCTGAAAAGATTCTTGACAAG GGTTCAGATGGAGCAACATGGACACTGGATTCATTCATGGAGATTTTCACTAAGGAGTTGAAGT CAGCAGCTGATAAGGTTATTGCCTTTAAAAGTATGGTTGCATGTCGTAGCGGCCTTGCAATTAATACAGAAGTCACTAAAAAGGAGGCTGAAGAAGGCCTGAGTGATGTTTTATGCG CTGGGAATCCCGTGCGAATCTCGAACAAGAACTTCATTGATTATATCTTTATGCATGCTTTGGAGGTGGCTCAGAGTTATGACTTGCCCATGCAGATACATATGGG TTTTGGGGACAAAGATTTTGATATGATGCTAGCTAATCCCCTTTATCTTCACAATCTTCTTGAGGATAAGAGATTCACTAATAGCCGATTAGTGCTTTTGCATGCGTCCTACCCATTCTCAAAGGAAGCATCACATCTGGCTTCTGCATACCCTCAA GTATATCTCGATTTTGGATTTGCAATTCCTAAACTTAGCTTCCATGGGATGATATCCTCAGTGAAAGAACTTCTGAAGCTTGCTCCGATGAATAAG GTTATGTTCAGCACTGATGCCGTCGCGTTTGCTGAAGCCTTTTATCTAG GTGCAAAGAGAGCACGTGAAGTGGTATTCTCTGTTCTACGCGATGCGATGGTTGAGAGTGATCTTTCAATTACAAAAGCTACTGCAGCCGTTAAAGATATTTTTGCAGAAAATGCAAAGAAGTTGTACAAATTACACAAACTTGATGTTCCTCCAAAAGATTGTGATATAGAACCTCATATACCGTCTCCCTTCATGAAGGAAGATTTACATATCTCATTAAAGGATTCTTCAACAGATTCTGATGTAGAACCTTATATATCATCTTACTTCCAGAATGAAGAGTTAAATGGTTCATCAAAGGATATTACCCTTGTTCGCATTATATGGATAGATGCTTCTGGCCAACATAGATGCCGT GGCGTCCCACGACAGCGTTTCTATAGCTTTGTGAAAAAGCATGGTATAGGCTTACCTCGTGCATGTATGGGGATAAGTTCAGTATCTGATTCACCAGTAGAGGACACTAATCTCACCTGTTCGGGTTTGATAACAATTGTTCCTGATTTATCAACCAAATGCAGAATTCCATG GGCTAAACAACAAGAAATGGTTTTGGCTGACATGTGTACTAAATCTGGTGAAGCATGGGAATATTGTCCAAGAGAAGCTTTACGCAGAAtcattaaaattttaaaagaTGAATTCGGCTTG GTTATGACAGCAGGCTTTGAAGTTGAATTTTACTTTCTGGAGAGTGTAATAAA GGACGGCAAAGAAGAGTTTGAATCATCGGACAAGTACAGGAAGTGCCATACATCAGCATTTGATATTGCATCCCCAATGCTTGAGGAGATGCTCAATTATCTTCAGTCCTTGAATATTACAGTAGATTAT CTACATAAAGAAGCTGGGAAAGGTCAATTTGAGATTGGACTGGAATACACAGATTGTTTTGGAGCAGCTGATAGATTAATTTATACACGTGAAGTCATCAAAACAGTAGGAAGGAAATATGGATATCATCCAACTTTTTTGCCAAA GTATTCATTAGATGAATATGGCTGTGGATCAAATGTGCATATTAGTTTGTCCAAGAATGGAATAAATGTTTTTAAGGCATCTGATGGATCAAGTGAATATGGTATGTCCAAGATTGGGGAAGCATTCATGAGTGGGGTGTTAGATCATCTTCCTGCCGTACTTGCATTTACTGCACCACATCCTACAAG TTATGAGCGCCTATTTTCTACTGATTGGAATGGACGAGTCGTCAGCTGGCAGAAAGAAAACaattatgcaaaaattagtactTGTAGACTCCCTGGAGCTGATGTTGTAAGCCATTTCGTATGTCCTGCATTTGATGCATGTACGAACCCATACTTGGGACTTGCTTCTATACTTACTGCTGGAATTGATGGCTTGCGGAAAGATTTGAGCCTTCCTGCACCAGTAG ATAGACAGACTCCTGGTGTCAATCAGGAGGATTATCGAAGATTACCAGATTGTCTTACTGAGTCTTTAAACGCTTTAGAGGAAGATATGTTGTTTGACAAGATGATGGGTGAAAACCTTGTGGTTTGCATAAAAGCAATTCGCAAG
- the LOC132605967 gene encoding protein fluG-like isoform X2, whose product MVDIEWHKKVVPKVGRILRVECVAEKILDKGSDGATWTLDSFMEIFTKELKSAADKVIAFKSMVACRSGLAINTEVTKKEAEEGLSDVLCAGNPVRISNKNFIDYIFMHALEVAQSYDLPMQIHMGFGDKDFDMMLANPLYLHNLLEDKRFTNSRLVLLHASYPFSKEASHLASAYPQVYLDFGFAIPKLSFHGMISSVKELLKLAPMNKVMFSTDAVAFAEAFYLGAKRAREVVFSVLRDAMVESDLSITKATAAVKDIFAENAKKLYKLHKLDVPPKDCDIEPHIPSPFMKEDLHISLKDSSTDSDVEPYISSYFQNEELNGSSKDITLVRIIWIDASGQHRCRGVPRQRFYSFVKKHGIGLPRACMGISSVSDSPVEDTNLTCSGLITIVPDLSTKCRIPWAKQQEMVLADMCTKSGEAWEYCPREALRRIIKILKDEFGLVMTAGFEVEFYFLESVIKDGKEEFESSDKYRKCHTSAFDIASPMLEEMLNYLQSLNITVDYLHKEAGKGQFEIGLEYTDCFGAADRLIYTREVIKTVGRKYGYHPTFLPKYSLDEYGCGSNVHISLSKNGINVFKASDGSSEYGMSKIGEAFMSGVLDHLPAVLAFTAPHPTSYERLFSTDWNGRVVSWQKENNYAKISTCRLPGADVVSHFVCPAFDACTNPYLGLASILTAGIDGLRKDLSLPAPVDRQTPGVNQEDYRRLPDCLTESLNALEEDMLFDKMMGENLVVCIKAIRKAEINHYSEDDEPYKDLIHKY is encoded by the exons ATGGTTGACATTGAATGGCACAAAAAAGTTGTACCAAAGGTTGGTAGAATACTACGAGTCGAATGTGTAGCTGAAAAGATTCTTGACAAG GGTTCAGATGGAGCAACATGGACACTGGATTCATTCATGGAGATTTTCACTAAGGAGTTGAAGT CAGCAGCTGATAAGGTTATTGCCTTTAAAAGTATGGTTGCATGTCGTAGCGGCCTTGCAATTAATACAGAAGTCACTAAAAAGGAGGCTGAAGAAGGCCTGAGTGATGTTTTATGCG CTGGGAATCCCGTGCGAATCTCGAACAAGAACTTCATTGATTATATCTTTATGCATGCTTTGGAGGTGGCTCAGAGTTATGACTTGCCCATGCAGATACATATGGG TTTTGGGGACAAAGATTTTGATATGATGCTAGCTAATCCCCTTTATCTTCACAATCTTCTTGAGGATAAGAGATTCACTAATAGCCGATTAGTGCTTTTGCATGCGTCCTACCCATTCTCAAAGGAAGCATCACATCTGGCTTCTGCATACCCTCAA GTATATCTCGATTTTGGATTTGCAATTCCTAAACTTAGCTTCCATGGGATGATATCCTCAGTGAAAGAACTTCTGAAGCTTGCTCCGATGAATAAG GTTATGTTCAGCACTGATGCCGTCGCGTTTGCTGAAGCCTTTTATCTAG GTGCAAAGAGAGCACGTGAAGTGGTATTCTCTGTTCTACGCGATGCGATGGTTGAGAGTGATCTTTCAATTACAAAAGCTACTGCAGCCGTTAAAGATATTTTTGCAGAAAATGCAAAGAAGTTGTACAAATTACACAAACTTGATGTTCCTCCAAAAGATTGTGATATAGAACCTCATATACCGTCTCCCTTCATGAAGGAAGATTTACATATCTCATTAAAGGATTCTTCAACAGATTCTGATGTAGAACCTTATATATCATCTTACTTCCAGAATGAAGAGTTAAATGGTTCATCAAAGGATATTACCCTTGTTCGCATTATATGGATAGATGCTTCTGGCCAACATAGATGCCGT GGCGTCCCACGACAGCGTTTCTATAGCTTTGTGAAAAAGCATGGTATAGGCTTACCTCGTGCATGTATGGGGATAAGTTCAGTATCTGATTCACCAGTAGAGGACACTAATCTCACCTGTTCGGGTTTGATAACAATTGTTCCTGATTTATCAACCAAATGCAGAATTCCATG GGCTAAACAACAAGAAATGGTTTTGGCTGACATGTGTACTAAATCTGGTGAAGCATGGGAATATTGTCCAAGAGAAGCTTTACGCAGAAtcattaaaattttaaaagaTGAATTCGGCTTG GTTATGACAGCAGGCTTTGAAGTTGAATTTTACTTTCTGGAGAGTGTAATAAA GGACGGCAAAGAAGAGTTTGAATCATCGGACAAGTACAGGAAGTGCCATACATCAGCATTTGATATTGCATCCCCAATGCTTGAGGAGATGCTCAATTATCTTCAGTCCTTGAATATTACAGTAGATTAT CTACATAAAGAAGCTGGGAAAGGTCAATTTGAGATTGGACTGGAATACACAGATTGTTTTGGAGCAGCTGATAGATTAATTTATACACGTGAAGTCATCAAAACAGTAGGAAGGAAATATGGATATCATCCAACTTTTTTGCCAAA GTATTCATTAGATGAATATGGCTGTGGATCAAATGTGCATATTAGTTTGTCCAAGAATGGAATAAATGTTTTTAAGGCATCTGATGGATCAAGTGAATATGGTATGTCCAAGATTGGGGAAGCATTCATGAGTGGGGTGTTAGATCATCTTCCTGCCGTACTTGCATTTACTGCACCACATCCTACAAG TTATGAGCGCCTATTTTCTACTGATTGGAATGGACGAGTCGTCAGCTGGCAGAAAGAAAACaattatgcaaaaattagtactTGTAGACTCCCTGGAGCTGATGTTGTAAGCCATTTCGTATGTCCTGCATTTGATGCATGTACGAACCCATACTTGGGACTTGCTTCTATACTTACTGCTGGAATTGATGGCTTGCGGAAAGATTTGAGCCTTCCTGCACCAGTAG ATAGACAGACTCCTGGTGTCAATCAGGAGGATTATCGAAGATTACCAGATTGTCTTACTGAGTCTTTAAACGCTTTAGAGGAAGATATGTTGTTTGACAAGATGATGGGTGAAAACCTTGTGGTTTGCATAAAAGCAATTCGCAAG